TACATGATAACTTTTCCATTTGAGTTTCTTGCCGCTCTTCCTACAGTTTGTATTAGAGAAGTCTCAGATCTCAAGAAGCCTTCCTTGTCAGCGTCCAAAATAGCAACAAGCGAAACCTCTGGTAAATCTAGACCTTCTCTTAGAAGATTTATCCCTACAAGTACATCAAATTCTCCAAGTCTTAAGTCTCTTATTATCTCTATACGCTCTAAGGTCTCAATATCAGAGTGAAGATATCTTACCTTTACAGAAGCTTCTTTAAGATATTGAGTTAGATTTTCTGACATTTTCTTTGTAAGAGTAGTTATTAATACACGCTCTTTCTTTTTAACTCTTTCATTTATTTCAAATAACAAGTCATCTATCTGCCCTTTTATCGGTCTTATTTCTATTTCAGGGTCAACTAATCCTGTAGGTCTGATTACTTGCTCTCCAAATGCTACAGAATGTTCCATTTCGTATTTCGAAGGTGTCGCAGATACATAGAGAATTTGGTTTGCAACTTGCTCAAACTCCTCGAACCTAAGAGGTCTGTTGTCAAATGCTGAAGGCAATCTAAATCCATAATCGATAAGTGTACCTTTTCTTGACCTATCACCTGCATACATAGCGTGAAGCTGAGGAAGCATTACGTGAGATTCGTCTATTATAATCAAAAAATCATCTGGAAAGAAATCCATAAGTGTAAATGGTCTTTCCCCTTCATCTCTTCCACTAAGATGTCTTGAGTAGTTCTCTATGCCCTTGCAAGTGCCTATTTCTTTTAGCATTTCTAAATCGTACTTAGTTCTTTGCTCTATTCTTTGAGCTTCTAGGAACATATCCCTTTCCTTAAAGTACTCAATTCTTTCTTCTAGCTCTGCTTCTATTTTTTCGATTGCTTTAGCTAGCTTCTCCTTGCTTGTAACATAATGTGATGCCGGGAAAATAGCTACGTGATTTCTCAGTCCTACTATCTCTCCAGTAATATAATCTATCTCCGAAATTCTTTCTATTTCATCACCAAAAAACTCTATTCGTATACCTCTCTCATCAGTGTTTATAGGAAGTATTTCTATTATATCTCCTCTTACTCTGAATGTACCACGCACAAAGTTGATATCATTGCGTTCATATTGAATCTCAACGAGCTCTTTAATAACATCATCTCTATCTTTATTTTGCCCTGGGCGAAGCGAAACCATCATCTCTTCATAGTCAGAAGGATCCCCCAAACCATAAATACAAGAAACTGAGGCTACTATTATTACATCTCTTCTCTCTAGAACAGCTGCTGTAGCGCTATGTCTTAGCTTATCTATCTCATCATTTATACTAGAATCCTTCTCTATATAGGTATCTGAATGAGCTACATAGGCTTCTGGCTGATAATAATCATAATAAGAAACAAAATA
This region of Acetoanaerobium noterae genomic DNA includes:
- the uvrB gene encoding excinuclease ABC subunit UvrB — translated: MEFKIVSDYKPMGDQPQAIDTMVRSIESGAKHQTLLGVTGSGKTFTMANIIERTQKPTLVIAHNKTLAAQLYGEFKEFFPENAVEYFVSYYDYYQPEAYVAHSDTYIEKDSSINDEIDKLRHSATAAVLERRDVIIVASVSCIYGLGDPSDYEEMMVSLRPGQNKDRDDVIKELVEIQYERNDINFVRGTFRVRGDIIEILPINTDERGIRIEFFGDEIERISEIDYITGEIVGLRNHVAIFPASHYVTSKEKLAKAIEKIEAELEERIEYFKERDMFLEAQRIEQRTKYDLEMLKEIGTCKGIENYSRHLSGRDEGERPFTLMDFFPDDFLIIIDESHVMLPQLHAMYAGDRSRKGTLIDYGFRLPSAFDNRPLRFEEFEQVANQILYVSATPSKYEMEHSVAFGEQVIRPTGLVDPEIEIRPIKGQIDDLLFEINERVKKKERVLITTLTKKMSENLTQYLKEASVKVRYLHSDIETLERIEIIRDLRLGEFDVLVGINLLREGLDLPEVSLVAILDADKEGFLRSETSLIQTVGRAARNSNGKVIMYADNMTGSMQRAITETYRRREIQINYNKENNITPTTIFKEIRGVIAATSAAEGEGTYSVRETIDRERVKDEIIKLSTEMVEAAEALEFEKAASLRDRIRELESKL